The Halocalculus aciditolerans nucleotide sequence CGGACGGCGGCGACCTGGTTGACGGACGCGCCTTCGGGGTTGTCCTCGAAGTTGTGGAAGAGGATGGCTTCGACTTCGTCGCGGCCGGGCAGGTCGGCGATGGCTTCGGCCTGTTCGAGCGCTCGTTCGCGGTCGTCGTCGATAGCGACCAGTACGGTGTACATGCCCCGTCTTTCTCACCGGGGGGTTGTAACCGTTTGCCACACGGAGTTACTACGGTAATACTCAATCCATCCCGGGGATTGAAGCGTCATGCTATCGAGTGCCACGCCATGGCAGGGGACGACCGGTCAGTGACGAGTGACGTGCGACGACTCGGCGACACGCTCGGCGAGGTGCTGTCGACGCACGAGCCGCCGGCGGCGTTCGCGGCCGTCGAGAACGCGCGGACGGCCGCCATCGACTACCGGCGCGGGGACGCGGGCGACCACTCCGCCGTGAGAGCCGCCGTGGAGGAGACGCCGCCGAGCGAGCGGGAGTCGCTCGCGCGGGCGTTCACGGCGTACTTCGAGCTGGTGAACGTCGCGGAGGACCGAGAGCGCGTCCGACAGCTCCGCGAGCGCTCGCGAGACGGCCCCGCGCCGGGCGGGGTGGCGGACGCAATCGGGGCGCTCGCCGACGCGCTCGACGCGGACGACCTCGCCGACGTGCTGGAAAGCGTCGAGGTGACGCCGACGTTCACGGCGCACCCGACGGAGGCGCGACGGAAGACGGTGAAGAGCCTGCTCGGCCGGGTGGCGGACGTGCTCGAAGACGTCGACGAGCGGCAGCTGACGGCGGCGGAGCGAGAGCGCGAGGAAGCCCGGCTCGCGGCGGCGGTCGAGGCGCTGTGGACGGCGCGGCACGTGCGGACGCGGCGGCCGGAGCCGCTGGACGAGGCGCGCGACGTCCACCACTATCTCGCGGGCACGGTGTTCGACGGCGTGCCGGCGCTCTACGACGCGGTAGAGCGCGCGCTCGACGACGCCTACGACGACCCGCCGGCCGTCCCGGAGCTCCTCTCCTTCCGGTCGTGGGCGGGGAGCGACCGCGACGGCAACCCCTACGTCACGGTGGACACGACGAGCGAGGTGCTCGCCCGCCAGCGCGCGCTCGTCGTCGAGCGGTACGACGAGGCGCTCGCGGACGTCGAGGACGCGCTGGCGGTGGACGGAGCGCGCGTCGCGGACGCCGACCTGCCGAGTCCGCCGCCGGGGAGCACGGCGGGAGACCGCCATCCGGACGAGCCGTTCCGGCGCGCTGTCGCGGGGATGCGCGAGCGCCTCGACCGGGTGGGCGGCGTCCGCGCCGGCGAGTACGGTGACGCGGACGCGTTCCGCGCGGACCTCGGCCGGGTCGAGGACGCGCTGCGGGCGAACGGGCTCGACCGACTCGCGGACGTGCACGTCGTCCCGCTCCGCCGGCAGGCGGCGACGTTCGGGTTCCACCTCGCGGCGCTCGACCTCCGCGACCACGCGGACAACCACACCGAGGCCGTGAGCGAGGCGCTCGCCGCGCAGGGCGTCGACTACGCGGGGATGACGGAGGCGGAGCGCCAGCGCGTGCTCACGGACGCCATCGACCGAGACGCCCCCGTGGTCGACGTCGAGGTCGAGCGCGACGCGTACGGCGAGACGACAACGCGGGTGCTCCGGCGGTTCGCCGCGCTCGCGGACTGGCAGGCGGAGTACGGCGAGGACGCCATCGACGCCTACGCGGTGAGCATGACGGAGGAGCCGAGTCACGTCCTCGAAGTCCTCTTCCTCGCCGACCAGGCGGGCGTCGTCGCGCTCCCCGACCATTCGGGTATCGACGTCGTCCCGCTCCTCGAAACCGAATCCGCGCTCTCCGGCGCGCGCGACTTCCTCACGGCGCTCTTCGAGAACGACGCCTACCGCGCCGCCCTCGACGCGCGGGACGGGGTTCAGGAGGTGATGCTCGGCTACTCGGACTCGACGAAGGAGAACGGCTTCCTCGCCTCGAACTGGCGGTTGAACGACGCGCAGCGCCGGCTCGCCGAGATAACCGACGAACACGACGTGGACCTGCGGTTGTTCCACGGGCGCGGCGGCTCCGTCTCCCGCGGCGGCGGGCCGACGGACGACGCGCTGCGCGCGCTCCCGCCGGAGACGGCGACAGGCCCGGTAAAGTTCACGCAGCAGGGGGAGACCATCGCGGAGCATTACGCGACGCGGGGGCTGGCGGAGCGGACGCTGGAGCAGGTCGTGGGCGCGCAGGTGCAGGCGGTCGGGGCGGCGGCGTCCGACGCCGCCGTGCGCCCGAGAGATGCGTGGGTGGAGGGGGCGGCGGCGATGGCGGACGCGGCCCGCGACGAGTACCGCGACCTCCTCGAAACCGAGGGGTTCGTGGCGTACTACGAGCAGGCGACGCCCATCGACGTGGTGGAGACGCTGCATCTCGGGTCGCGGCCGGCGTCGCGGACCGGGGAGCGAACGGTGGAGGACCTGCGGGCGATTCCGTGGGTGTTCTCGTGGACGCAGGCGCGCTGCATCGTCCCGGGCTGGTACGGGTTCGGGACGGGCGTCGACGCCGCGCCCGTCGAGACGGAGGCGCTCGGCGAGCTCTACGAGTCGTGGCCGTTCTTCCGGTCGGTCGTGGACCGGGCGGCGCACGCGCTCGCGCGGACGGAGCTCGGCGTCGCGGCCGAGTACGCCGACCTCGCGGACGACGACCTCCGCGAGCGGTTCTTCCCGCGGCTCGAAGCCGAGTACGAGCGGTCGGTTGAGGCGGTGCTCGCCATCACGGGGCGGGACGCGCTCGTCGAGCGGGAGTGGTTCGCGGAGAACCTCGCGCGCCGGAACCCCTACGTCGACCCGCTGAACCACCTGCAGGTCGAACTGCTGGAAGAAGCGCGGCAGAGCGGAGAGACGCCGGCGGCGGTCGACCGCGCGCTCCGCCTGACGGTAAAGGGAATCGCGGCGGGGATGCGGACGACCGGCTGAGAGCGTTCACTAGTGCGGGGCGTCCGGCCGGCAGAAGAACGGGTCCCGCGGATGGCTGGCGGGAGCCGAGTCGATTATTCGGCCTGGTCGGTCCAGGACGGGGCGGCGACGGACGCGTCGGTGTCGTAGCTCCACGTCTGGGTGACGTGGACGGGTTCGCCGTCGGCGGTGGCGGTGTAGGTGACGGAGAGGCTGGTGAGCGTGCCGTCAGCCTGAACGACCGCGGTGGCCTGCGTGTCGGTGACGTTGGCGAGGCCGTGGTGGGTCGTCACCGTGAAGCCGGAGGCGGTGAGGTGCGTCGCGTCGTCCTCGAT carries:
- a CDS encoding phosphoenolpyruvate carboxylase encodes the protein MAGDDRSVTSDVRRLGDTLGEVLSTHEPPAAFAAVENARTAAIDYRRGDAGDHSAVRAAVEETPPSERESLARAFTAYFELVNVAEDRERVRQLRERSRDGPAPGGVADAIGALADALDADDLADVLESVEVTPTFTAHPTEARRKTVKSLLGRVADVLEDVDERQLTAAEREREEARLAAAVEALWTARHVRTRRPEPLDEARDVHHYLAGTVFDGVPALYDAVERALDDAYDDPPAVPELLSFRSWAGSDRDGNPYVTVDTTSEVLARQRALVVERYDEALADVEDALAVDGARVADADLPSPPPGSTAGDRHPDEPFRRAVAGMRERLDRVGGVRAGEYGDADAFRADLGRVEDALRANGLDRLADVHVVPLRRQAATFGFHLAALDLRDHADNHTEAVSEALAAQGVDYAGMTEAERQRVLTDAIDRDAPVVDVEVERDAYGETTTRVLRRFAALADWQAEYGEDAIDAYAVSMTEEPSHVLEVLFLADQAGVVALPDHSGIDVVPLLETESALSGARDFLTALFENDAYRAALDARDGVQEVMLGYSDSTKENGFLASNWRLNDAQRRLAEITDEHDVDLRLFHGRGGSVSRGGGPTDDALRALPPETATGPVKFTQQGETIAEHYATRGLAERTLEQVVGAQVQAVGAAASDAAVRPRDAWVEGAAAMADAARDEYRDLLETEGFVAYYEQATPIDVVETLHLGSRPASRTGERTVEDLRAIPWVFSWTQARCIVPGWYGFGTGVDAAPVETEALGELYESWPFFRSVVDRAAHALARTELGVAAEYADLADDDLRERFFPRLEAEYERSVEAVLAITGRDALVEREWFAENLARRNPYVDPLNHLQVELLEEARQSGETPAAVDRALRLTVKGIAAGMRTTG